A single window of Grus americana isolate bGruAme1 chromosome 10, bGruAme1.mat, whole genome shotgun sequence DNA harbors:
- the GDPGP1 gene encoding GDP-D-glucose phosphorylase 1, which translates to MAAAGEEPGDPSPEDFVYGEEDFVLQGAGWGGEPGDEPGSAPSRFDRALLEGWSDRMERGLFRYRLGPLPTRVLPGPMRLVAQLNVQRGTERRPPQAVRSLRQPFDPRAFNFTRIRPDEVLLRLRRAGGGPAAPDPLLVAINVSPLERGHVLLLPEPARGLPQALTAPLLRGGLEAALLSAHPGFRVGFNGLGACASVNHLHLHGFYLGRPLLVESAPAQPLCPRRGLGFLRDVPAPAFLFYAAGPAGLEALARDVCRAAEHLADTGLAYNVFATRGDPPGGAAGAGGGRGLRVLLWARRPSFGAKAGAAFNVALCELAGYLPLPAAAVFRDITEAEALRAIREHLLPEPELLRLGEDLTRLLAG; encoded by the coding sequence atggcggcggcgggcgaggaGCCGGGCGACCCGAGCCCCGAGGACTTCGTCTACGGGGAGGAGGACTTCGTCCTGCAGGGAGCCGGCTGGGGGGGCGAGCCGGGGGACGAGCCGGGCTCCGCGCCGTCCCGCTTCGACCGGGCGctgctggagggctggagcGACAGGATGGAGCGGGGCTTGTTCCGGTACCGGCTGGGGCCGCTGCCCACCCGCGTCCTGCCTGGCCCCATGCGCCTGGTGGCCCAGCTCAACGTCCAGCGCGGCACCGAGCGCCGCCCGCCGCAGGCCGTCCGCAGCCTCCGGCAGCCCTTCGACCCCCGGGCCTTCAACTTCACCCGGATCCGCCCCGACGAGGTGCTGCTCCGCCTGCgcagggcggggggcggcccggcggccCCCGACCCGCTGCTGGTGGCGATCAACGTCAGCCCGCTGGAGCGGGGCCACGTCCTGCTGCTGCCGGAGCCGGCGCGGGGGCTGCCGCAGGCCCTGACCGCCCCGCTGCTGCGCGGCGGGCTGGAGGCGGCGCTGCTCAGCGCCCACCCGGGATTCCGCGTGGGCTTCAACGGCCTGGGGGCCTGCGCCTCCGTGAACCACCTGCACCTGCACGGCTTCTACCTGGGCCGGCCGCTGCTGGTGGAGTCGGCGCccgcccagcccctctgcccgcGGCGCGGCCTCGGCTTCCTGCGGGACGTCCCGGCGCCCGCCTTCCTCTTCTACGCCGCGGGCCCCGCCGGCCTGGAGGCGCTGGCCCGGGACGTGTGCCGGGCGGCGGAGCACCTGGCGGACACCGGCCTGGCCTACAACGTCTTCGCCACGCGGGGCGACCcgccggggggggcggcgggggccgggggcggccgggggctgcgggtgCTGCTGTGGGCGCGCAGGCCCAGCTTCGGCGCCAAGGCGGGCGCGGCCTTCAACGTGGCGCTCTGCGAGCTGGCCGGGTACCTGCCGCTGCCGGCGGCCGCGGTCTTCCGGGACATCACCGAGGCCGAGGCCCTGCGCGCCATCCGCGAGCACCTCCTGCCGgagccggagctgctgcgcctCGGCGAGGACCTGACGCGGCTGCTGGCGGgctga
- the CIB1 gene encoding calcium and integrin-binding protein 1, with the protein MGVSSSLLPREVLGEYQELTFLSKQEILLAYKRFGELLPKEERVNACSARVPKSKILTLPELRANPFQHRICQVFSTSEDRDDSMSFEDFLDMLSAFSDSATLDIKSFYAFRIFDFNDDGILDRKDLEKLVNCLTGQGEESPLSDAEMEQLIRNILEESDIDKDGTINLSEFQHVVSRSPDFVSSFKIVL; encoded by the exons ATGGGGGTCTCGTCCAGCCTGCTGCCGCGGGAGGTGCTGGGCGAGTACCAG GAGCTGACGTTCCTGAGCAAGCAGGAGATCCTGCT TGCCTACAAGAGGTTCGGTGAACTGCTGCCAAAGGAGGAGAGGGTGAATGCCTGCTCCGCACGGGTTCCCAAGAGCAAAATCCTGACGCTGCCGGAGCTGCGG GCAAACCCCTTCCAGCACCGCATCTGCCAGGTGTTCTCCACCTCGGAAGACAGGGACGACAGCATGTCCTTCGAAGACTTCCTCGATATGCTGAGCGCCTTCAGCGACTCTGCTACCTTGGACATCAAATCTTTCTACGCCTTCCGCATCTTTG ATTTTAATGATGATGGGATTCTGGACAGAAAGGACCTGGAGAAACTGGTGAACTGTCTGACGGGGCAGGGTGAGGAGTCCCCCCTGAGCGATGCCGAGATGGAGCAGCTCATCCGAAAT ATCCTGGAGGAGTCCGACATCGATAAGGATGGCACCATCAACCTCTCCGAGTTCCAGCACGTCGTCTCCCGCTCCCCGGACTTCGTCAG CTCCTTCAAGATCGTCCTGTGA